The following are encoded together in the Daucus carota subsp. sativus chromosome 5, DH1 v3.0, whole genome shotgun sequence genome:
- the LOC108220066 gene encoding protein LEAD-SENSITIVE 1: protein MGLLSNRIDRDSLKPGDHIYSWRSAYIYAHHGIFVGKDKVIHFTRHGQEVGTGTVLDLLLASSGPPRSNVPCDSCTPPQEGHGVVSSCLDCFLRGGILYRFEYAVSPALFLAKARGGTCTLAVSDEAEAVVDRANCLLSNGFGCYNLFKNNCEDFAIYCKTGLLILNQSTMGQSGQAVSIIGGPLAAVIATPLTLVTTNVYGMAATAIGVYCVSRYAADIGMRNDVVKVSAKDLTERLAIGALQVIEPSLLALPSPVTFLLPG from the exons ATGGGATTGCTCTCAAACAG AATCGACAGGGACAGCCTTAAACCAGGCGATCACATCTACTCATGGCGTTCTGCTTATATTTATGCCCATCACG GCATCTTTGTTGGGAAAGATAAAGTTATTCATTTCACAAGACATGGTCAAGAAGTGGGCACTGGAACTGTATTAGACCTCCTTTTGGCAAGTTCAGGACCACCCCGCTCTAACGTTCCCTGTGATTCCTGTACCCCGCCACAAGAAGGCCATGGTGTTGTCTCTTCATGTCTAGATTGTTTTCTTAGAGGAGGCATCTTATACCGCTTTGAGTATGCAGTAAGCCCTGCTCTCTTTCTTGCAAAAGCACGTGGTGGGACTTGTACTCTTGCTGTCTCTGATGAAGCAGAAGCTGTAGTGGATCGGGCGAACTGCTTGCTTAGCAATGGCTTTGGGTGCTACAACTTATTCAAGAACAACTGTGAAGACTTTGCTATATATTGCAAGACTGGGTTGCTTATTCTGAACCAGAGCACAATGGGACAGAGCGGGCAAGCAGTATCCATAATCGGGGGACCCCTTGCAGCAGTTATAGCAACACCGCTGACCCTTGTCACTACAAACGTGTATGGAATGGCTGCCACTGCAATAGGAGTGTACTGTGTCAGCCGATATGCTGCTGATATAGGAATGAGGAATGACGTGGTGAAGGTTTCAGCCAAGGATCTGACTGAAAGACTAGCTATAGGTGCACTCCAGGTTATTGAACCAAGTCTCTTAGCTTTGCCTTCTCCAGTTACGTTTCTCTTGCCTGGCTAA
- the LOC108222272 gene encoding NDR1/HIN1-like protein 1, with protein MSTKQCSHHQNKGHKLLKRVFYTLLAILAILLLTFLITWAILKPKKPTFVLQDATIYAFNVTPVPNLLTSNFQVTLTCRNPNSRIGIFYDKLDIFATYRSQQITYYTTILPTYQGHKDTNVWSPFIYGTSVPVAPTNGPALSQDQANGDISLVIKINGKVKWKVGSFTSGHYSIHVTCPANIHFGNGYSGFGVGTGVKYQLSTKCRVSV; from the coding sequence ATGTCTACAAAACAATGCAGCCACCACCAAAACAAAGGCCACAAACTCCTCAAGCGCGTCTTCTACACGCTCCTCGCCATCCTCGCCATCCTCCTCCTCACTTTCCTCATCACCTGGGCCATCCTCAAACCCAAAAAGCCCACCTTCGTCCTCCAAGACGCCACCATCTACGCCTTCAACGTCACCCCCGTCCCCAATCTCCTCACCTCCAATTTCCAAGTCACTCTCACTTGCCGAAACCCCAACTCCCGAATCGGAATTTTCTACGATAAGCTCGACATCTTCGCCACTTACAGGAGCCAGCAAATCACTTACTATACAACCATTCTCCCCACCTACCAGGGCCACAAAGACACCAACGTCTGGTCTCCGTTCATTTACGGGACCAGCGTCCCCGTCGCGCCCACCAACGGGCCTGCATTGAGCCAGGATCAGGCGAACGGGGACATCTCGTTGGTGATCAAGATCAATGGGAAGGTTAAATGGAAAGTGGGATCATTCACCTCGGGTCATTACAGTATTCATGTTACGTGTCCAGCGAATATACATTTTGGAAATGGTTATAGTGGATTTGGTGTGGGTACTGGGGTTAAGTACCAGCTCTCTACCAAGTGCAGAGTTAGTGTCTGA
- the LOC108221926 gene encoding uncharacterized protein LOC108221926 isoform X3, with translation MQSLLLGLFLLQSPICWILQGCLRLACIKTLEPVLWLGRKSIVGLIILITISNSGNIDQGLTDLANKSGLFSYIPPGKWIESEINSKWNCLKNEHGLSLRVPHFTSKNFYQSTQAVAIQDQLI, from the exons ATGCAGTCTCTATTGTTGGGCCTTTTCCTACTGCAGTCACCAATTTGTTGGATCTTACAAGGCT GTCTGCGATTGGCGTGTATCAAAACTCTTGAGCCGGTGCTTTGGTTAGGGAGGAAGAGTATTGTCGGTCTGATAATTTTGATCACTATTTCCAATTCAG gTAACATTGATCAAGGACTCACCGACCTTGCAAATAAATCAG GACTATTTAGTTACATTCCACCTGGAAAATGGATAGAGTCGGAGATCAACAGCAAATGGAATTGTTTAAAGAACGAACATGGCCTGAGTTTAAGG GTACCTCATTTTACATCAAAGAATTTTTATCAATCTACTCAAGCAGTTGCAATTCAAGATCAG CTTATTTGA
- the LOC108221926 gene encoding uncharacterized protein LOC108221926 isoform X2 has protein sequence MQSLLLGLFLLQSPICWILQGCLRLACIKTLEPVLWLGRKSIVGLIILITISNSGNIDQGLTDLANKSGLFSYIPPGKWIESEINSKWNCLKNEHGLSLRVPHFTSKNFYQSTQAVAIQDQLALKRIEESCC, from the exons ATGCAGTCTCTATTGTTGGGCCTTTTCCTACTGCAGTCACCAATTTGTTGGATCTTACAAGGCT GTCTGCGATTGGCGTGTATCAAAACTCTTGAGCCGGTGCTTTGGTTAGGGAGGAAGAGTATTGTCGGTCTGATAATTTTGATCACTATTTCCAATTCAG gTAACATTGATCAAGGACTCACCGACCTTGCAAATAAATCAG GACTATTTAGTTACATTCCACCTGGAAAATGGATAGAGTCGGAGATCAACAGCAAATGGAATTGTTTAAAGAACGAACATGGCCTGAGTTTAAGG GTACCTCATTTTACATCAAAGAATTTTTATCAATCTACTCAAGCAGTTGCAATTCAAGATCAG CTAGCTTTGAAAAGAATCGAGGAGAGTTGTTGCTGA
- the LOC108221926 gene encoding uncharacterized protein LOC108221926 isoform X4, translated as MQSLLLGLFLLQSPICWILQGCLRLACIKTLEPVLWLGRKSIVGLIILITISNSGNIDQGLTDLANKSGLFSYIPPGKWIESEINSKWNCLKNEHGLSLRVPHFTSKNFYQSTQAVAIQDQL; from the exons ATGCAGTCTCTATTGTTGGGCCTTTTCCTACTGCAGTCACCAATTTGTTGGATCTTACAAGGCT GTCTGCGATTGGCGTGTATCAAAACTCTTGAGCCGGTGCTTTGGTTAGGGAGGAAGAGTATTGTCGGTCTGATAATTTTGATCACTATTTCCAATTCAG gTAACATTGATCAAGGACTCACCGACCTTGCAAATAAATCAG GACTATTTAGTTACATTCCACCTGGAAAATGGATAGAGTCGGAGATCAACAGCAAATGGAATTGTTTAAAGAACGAACATGGCCTGAGTTTAAGG GTACCTCATTTTACATCAAAGAATTTTTATCAATCTACTCAAGCAGTTGCAATTCAAGATCAG CTTTGA
- the LOC108221926 gene encoding uncharacterized protein LOC108221926 isoform X1 → MQSLLLGLFLLQSPICWILQGCLRLACIKTLEPVLWLGRKSIVGLIILITISNSGNIDQGLTDLANKSGLFSYIPPGKWIESEINSKWNCLKNEHGLSLRVPHFTSKNFYQSTQAVAIQDQNFFPAYLNLLR, encoded by the exons ATGCAGTCTCTATTGTTGGGCCTTTTCCTACTGCAGTCACCAATTTGTTGGATCTTACAAGGCT GTCTGCGATTGGCGTGTATCAAAACTCTTGAGCCGGTGCTTTGGTTAGGGAGGAAGAGTATTGTCGGTCTGATAATTTTGATCACTATTTCCAATTCAG gTAACATTGATCAAGGACTCACCGACCTTGCAAATAAATCAG GACTATTTAGTTACATTCCACCTGGAAAATGGATAGAGTCGGAGATCAACAGCAAATGGAATTGTTTAAAGAACGAACATGGCCTGAGTTTAAGG GTACCTCATTTTACATCAAAGAATTTTTATCAATCTACTCAAGCAGTTGCAATTCAAGATCAG AATTTTTTCCCAGCTTATTTGAACCTACTAAGGTGA